One Candidatus Vicinibacter affinis DNA window includes the following coding sequences:
- a CDS encoding tyrosine-type recombinase/integrase, whose amino-acid sequence MNWLKVKYYQEQIEKYKNHLNTLGYNAHGVRIKCNQLAEFFEQQQIRGIEQVEEITEENIRTYYNYICNRPNKRNGSILNPKTIHEYMSVVESYFNMRLQYGEIEINPVSTIKIPYPKHKTDRAILSQSEIIELYTHTESLLERAILSLAYGCGLRVSEMVQCNMDDIKIKEGVLIVPRGKNNKRRVMPLSPGVIKDLDDYLNEVRIYENTKESQSFILNQRGRRMQKDTYNRILKMIIHRTANERIKNKTISIHNLRHSIASHLLEGGMPLQQVRQFLGHDQMETTEIYTHIQQRQIKK is encoded by the coding sequence ATGAATTGGCTTAAGGTAAAATATTATCAAGAACAGATAGAAAAATACAAAAATCATCTGAATACTCTGGGATATAATGCACATGGTGTAAGAATCAAATGCAATCAATTGGCAGAATTCTTCGAACAACAACAGATACGAGGGATAGAACAAGTTGAAGAAATCACAGAGGAAAACATAAGGACATATTACAACTACATATGTAATAGGCCCAATAAGCGAAATGGATCTATACTTAATCCAAAAACCATTCATGAATACATGAGTGTTGTAGAATCCTATTTTAATATGCGGCTTCAATATGGAGAGATAGAAATAAATCCAGTAAGCACCATTAAAATACCCTATCCCAAACATAAGACAGATCGAGCGATATTGAGTCAGTCGGAAATTATAGAATTATATACCCATACCGAAAGTTTATTAGAGCGGGCGATATTAAGTTTAGCTTATGGGTGTGGACTAAGAGTATCCGAAATGGTACAATGTAATATGGATGACATCAAGATCAAAGAGGGTGTTCTAATAGTACCTAGAGGTAAGAATAATAAACGCAGAGTAATGCCATTATCGCCAGGAGTTATCAAGGATCTCGATGATTATTTAAATGAAGTTAGAATCTATGAGAACACGAAAGAGAGTCAAAGTTTTATACTCAATCAGAGAGGTAGAAGAATGCAAAAAGACACCTATAATAGGATTCTAAAAATGATCATCCACAGAACAGCAAATGAGCGAATTAAAAACAAAACAATCAGCATACACAATCTTAGGCACAGCATAGCAAGTCATTTATTAGAAGGAGGAATGCCATTACAACAAGTGAGACAGTTTTTAGGACATGATCAGATGGAGACTACAGAAATATATACGCATATCCAACAAAGGCAAATCAAAAAATGA